The DNA window CTTACCTGGGCTGGGCCGCCACCATCGTCGGCTACGGCCTGTGGACCCGGCTGCTCACGCGCTACCCGGCCAACCGCGTGGCGCCGTTCAGCCTGGGGGTGCCGGTGGTCGGCCTGGCCTCGGGTCTGCTGGTACTGGGCGAGGTGGTGACGGCCTGGCAATGGGCGGGCACGGCCTGCGTAGTGGCTGCGCTGGGCTGCGTGGCACTGGGGCCGCGGTTTGGTATGAAATAGCGTTGTAACGCTTATAAGTATTACGCAAACAGCTATCAAAAATAAAGCACACATGACCTCACTTCTTCCACCCGTTGCCTCCAGCCTGCAAGACCGCCTGCGCGCCGCGCAGCCTTGCCTGTGGACCCATTCGGGCCGCAGCGCCGCAGTGGAGGCGCAACTATCGGTGGGCACGGCGATGGTGGGCGTACAAGACATACAGGCCGCCAGCCAACGCTTTGCACGTTGCGCCGGACTTTTGGCCACACTGTTCCCCGAGCTGCAAGCCAGCGGCGGCGTGATCGAGTCGCCCTTGGTTCCCACACCCGCCCTGGGCCGCGCCCTGGGGTTGGCCCCGCAGGCCGGTGCCCTGTGGGTCAAGTGCGACCACAGCCTGCCGGTGGCCGGCTCCATCAAGGCGCGCGGCGGCATCCACGAGGTGCTGGAGTTTGCCGAAGGGTTGGCACTGCAGCACGGCCTGCTGGCGCCGGGGGACGATTGCAACGCCCTGGCAACGCCCGCCGCACGCGCCCTTTTTGCCCGCTACCAGGTGGCCGTGGGCTCCACGGGCAACCTGGGGCTGTCCATCGGCGTGGCGGCGTCCAGCCTGGGCTTTCGCGCGGCAGTGCACATGTCTGCCGACGCCAAGGAATGGAAAAAGGAGCGCCTGCGCCGGCGCGGCGTCGAAGTGGTGGAGCACACGGGTGACTACGAAAAAGCCGTGGCCGCAGGACGCGCCCAGGCCGCAACCGACCCGTTCTGCCACTTTGTGGACGACGAGCGCTCGCTCTCGTTGCTGCGCGGCTACAGCGCTGCGGCCCCGGCGCTGCAGGCACAACTGGCCCAGGCAGGGGTGCGGGTGGATGCCACACACCCACTGTTCGTCTACCTGCCCTGCGGCGTGGGCGGCGCACCGGCGGGCATTACCTTGGGCCTGCGCCAGCTGTTCGGGCCGCATGTGCACTGCTTCTTTGCCGAGCCGGTGCAGTCGCCCTGTTTTCTGGTGCAAATGCTGACCGGGCCGCACGACCACCCCTCGGTTTACGACTGGGGCCTGACCAACCAGACCGAAGCCGATGGCCTGGCCGTGCCCCGGGCCTCGCTGCTGGCCGCGCTGCTGATGCAGCCGCTGCTCTCGGGCATCTACACCGTGCAGGACGCCACCTTGTTCCAGCACCTGGCGCTGGCGCACGACACCGCCGGGCTGCGCATCGAACCCTCGGCGGCCGCGGGGTTCTCGGGCCCCGGCATGCTGACCGGCACTGCCGAAGGCCGCGCCTGGCTGCAGGCACAAAACCTTGCACCCCACATGGCGCAGGCCACCCACCTCGCGTGGACCACGGGCGGGCTGTTGGTGCCCGATTCGGAATACGCTTTGTTTCTGCAACGCGGGCGCGCGCCGTCACCAGCGGCCAGCATCCCACCACCCCAGGAGGCTCCCCATGGAAACGCTTGACTTCGCCATCATCGGCGCCGGCATGGCCGGGGCCAGCGTCGCCTGGCAGCTGGCTGGCCAGGCCAGCGTGCTGCTGCTGGAACGCGAGTCGCAGCCCGGGTACCACACCACGGGCCGATCGGCTGCGCTGTTCATGGAGACCTATGGCACACCGCAGATACGGGCGCTGACCCGCGCCAGCCGCACCTTTTTTGAACAGCCTCCCCCCGGCTTTTGCGACAGCCCCATCCTCTCGCCGCGCGGTGTGCTGTTTGTGGCGGCGCCCGATCAGCTGGACCAGCTGGAGAACACCTGGCAGGAACTGCACGAGCACTCCCCCAGCCTGCAGCGCCTGAGCCCCGCCGAAC is part of the Simplicispira sp. 125 genome and encodes:
- a CDS encoding D-serine ammonia-lyase, with translation MTSLLPPVASSLQDRLRAAQPCLWTHSGRSAAVEAQLSVGTAMVGVQDIQAASQRFARCAGLLATLFPELQASGGVIESPLVPTPALGRALGLAPQAGALWVKCDHSLPVAGSIKARGGIHEVLEFAEGLALQHGLLAPGDDCNALATPAARALFARYQVAVGSTGNLGLSIGVAASSLGFRAAVHMSADAKEWKKERLRRRGVEVVEHTGDYEKAVAAGRAQAATDPFCHFVDDERSLSLLRGYSAAAPALQAQLAQAGVRVDATHPLFVYLPCGVGGAPAGITLGLRQLFGPHVHCFFAEPVQSPCFLVQMLTGPHDHPSVYDWGLTNQTEADGLAVPRASLLAALLMQPLLSGIYTVQDATLFQHLALAHDTAGLRIEPSAAAGFSGPGMLTGTAEGRAWLQAQNLAPHMAQATHLAWTTGGLLVPDSEYALFLQRGRAPSPAASIPPPQEAPHGNA